Proteins from a single region of Pseudomonas fulva:
- the tldD gene encoding metalloprotease TldD: MSDLLSTVSEQLLSPGGLTLEHLPGVLGELAGPGIDAADLYFQTQVSETWVLEDGIVKEGSFNLDQGVGVRAQSGEKTGFAYSNAVTPEALSQAARAARSIARAGQQGRVQAFKATEVMPLYAADNPLDVIDRAQKVELLKRIDIATRALDPRIKQVTVSLAGVWDRVLVAATDGSLGADIRPLVRFNVSVIVEQNGRRERGGHGGGGRTDYRYFLNEDRAMGYAREALRQALVNLEAIAAPAGTLPVVMGAGWSGVLLHEAVGHGLEGDFNRKGSSNYSGKIGQQVASKLCTIVDDGTLAERRGSLSMDDEGTPTQCTTLIENGVLKGYMQDKLNARLMGVARTGNGRRESYSHLPMPRMTNTYMLAGESDPEEIIRSVKKGIYCANLGGGQVDITSGKFVFSTSEAYLIEDGRITAPVKGATLIGNGPEAMSRVSMVGNDLALDSGVGTCGKDGQSVPVGVGQPTLKIDAITVGGTGA, translated from the coding sequence ATGAGCGACCTTTTATCGACCGTCAGCGAGCAACTGCTGAGCCCGGGCGGCCTGACCCTGGAGCACCTGCCGGGCGTGCTCGGCGAGCTGGCCGGCCCGGGCATCGACGCCGCCGACCTGTATTTCCAGACCCAGGTCTCGGAAACCTGGGTGCTGGAGGACGGTATCGTCAAGGAAGGCAGTTTCAACCTCGACCAGGGCGTGGGCGTGCGTGCCCAGTCCGGTGAAAAGACCGGCTTCGCCTACAGCAATGCCGTTACGCCCGAGGCGCTGAGCCAGGCGGCGCGTGCTGCGCGTTCGATTGCCCGCGCCGGCCAGCAGGGCCGCGTGCAGGCCTTCAAGGCTACCGAGGTGATGCCGTTGTACGCCGCCGACAACCCGCTGGACGTGATCGACCGCGCCCAGAAGGTCGAGCTGCTCAAGCGCATCGACATCGCCACCCGCGCCCTGGACCCACGCATCAAGCAGGTGACGGTGAGCCTGGCCGGGGTCTGGGATCGCGTGCTGGTCGCCGCTACCGACGGCAGCCTGGGCGCCGATATCCGCCCCCTGGTGCGCTTCAACGTCAGCGTGATCGTCGAGCAGAACGGTCGTCGCGAGCGCGGCGGCCACGGCGGCGGCGGGCGTACCGACTACCGTTATTTCCTCAACGAAGACCGCGCCATGGGCTACGCCCGCGAGGCGCTGCGCCAGGCGCTGGTCAACCTCGAGGCGATCGCCGCGCCGGCTGGCACCCTGCCGGTGGTGATGGGCGCCGGCTGGTCCGGCGTGCTGCTGCACGAGGCGGTCGGTCACGGCCTGGAAGGCGACTTCAACCGCAAGGGCAGCTCCAACTACAGCGGCAAGATCGGTCAGCAGGTGGCGTCCAAGCTGTGCACCATCGTCGACGACGGTACCCTGGCCGAGCGCCGTGGTTCGTTGAGCATGGACGACGAAGGCACACCGACCCAATGCACCACGCTGATCGAGAACGGCGTGCTCAAAGGCTACATGCAGGACAAGCTCAACGCCCGCCTGATGGGCGTGGCGCGCACCGGCAACGGCCGCCGCGAGTCCTACTCGCACCTGCCGATGCCGCGCATGACCAACACCTACATGCTGGCCGGCGAGAGCGACCCCGAGGAAATCATCCGGTCGGTGAAGAAAGGCATCTACTGCGCCAACCTCGGCGGCGGTCAGGTCGACATCACCAGTGGCAAGTTCGTGTTCTCCACCAGCGAGGCCTACCTGATCGAGGACGGCAGGATCACCGCCCCGGTCAAGGGCGCGACCCTGATCGGCAACGGCCCGGAGGCGATGAGCCGGGTGTCGATGGTCGGCAACGACCTGGCGCTGGACAGCGGCGTCGGTACCTGCGGCAAGGATGGCCAGTCGGTGCCGGTCGGCGTCGGTCAGCCGACCCTGAAGATCGACGCGATCACGGTAGGCGGTACCGGCGCGTGA
- a CDS encoding YhdP family protein, protein MARLGLALATLLRWSLGLCALGLVLAALYVSLGRQLVPLVAEYRQEAQTRASEALGMPVGIGALEGHWRGFAPLLTVRDLRIGEGEQALALERVQVVPDLLGSLLAWQPRLADLQLDGLSLSLREDEQGAWHVEGLPQRQDQPPLDVAKALRQSQVIGHLSLLGSQVSVQPQGQPPLQLTDINLSVDNGSSRQRLNARLHLPDGQPLALQLRTRIQPEHWQDARAELYLSAPQSDWAAWLPPKLTRDWHLEQLQLGGELWGVWDGRQLQRAVTRLHAPAVKGHHGERKSVALKDLALNAYFERKGDDFELLLDDFAFSRGDHRWGEARIALGHQAGKDDQPQRWTLSADRLDIGPLVPLVEGLAPLPDNALQLLQILKPHGGLRNLNASFQPELEGPERLQFSANLERVGFSAWHASPAVENGSGSITGDLGGGELKVDSEDFSLHLTTLFPKAWVYQQAKGRLTWTLDEEGFTLRAPYLQVVGEEGKVAGDFLIRMLKDPEREDYMDLRVGMRDGDARFTEKYLPTPVLSPALDEWLKTAIHSGKVNEGYFQYQGSINRNPDPAVRSISLFFDVEDAELAFQPGWPALRDARGQVLIEDSGVRVRVSEGSILNSRVREAFADIPHVDPGQTPHLKLKGKLQSSVGDGLKILQETPLGVADTFAGWKGEGALEGALDLDIPLQKGEQARVIVDFSADKASLAISKPELQLSDVTGDFRYDTNKGLSAPSITARALGHAIRGKALADGRPGQARSQIEANGVVPLSNLTQWLGVKQQLPAEGSLPYRLRLSLEGAQSQLRVDSNLKGLSIALPAPFGKAGNDERYADWRMSFGGTEQRYWLDYADVASFTLAAPPGQFDQSRGELRLGDGPAILPPSRGVRVRGRVAQVNLAEWQKAIEPYQQSSRQDAQQLFSDAQLRIGRFEGLGQQLDDLDVGLRPLQGGWSLNLDSTLAKGRIDLFEAADRPIVADLEYVRLPAAKPKTGDAPEPEGPDPLADFDPRQIPALNLRVAHVFQGDDDMGTWSLNARPIAQGVQFSDLDINLKGLKLGGAIGWQGVPGQTRSWYKGRMQGEKLSEVLKAWGYAPSATSESFRLDADGHWPGSPAWFSLKRYSGSLDAALRKGQFVEVQGSASALRVFGLLNFNSIGRRLRLDFSDLLDKGLSYDRVKGNLLATDGVFVTQGPITMTGPSSNLELNGTLNMVNEGIDAKLLVTLPVTNNLPIAALIVGAPAIGGALFIADKLLGDRVARFASVQYDVKGTLHDPELTFDKPFEKPN, encoded by the coding sequence ATGGCGCGTTTGGGTCTGGCGTTAGCCACGCTGTTGCGCTGGAGCCTGGGGCTGTGCGCCCTGGGGCTGGTGCTGGCCGCGCTCTATGTGAGCCTGGGCCGCCAACTGGTGCCCTTGGTGGCCGAGTACCGACAGGAAGCGCAAACCCGCGCCAGCGAGGCCCTGGGCATGCCGGTCGGCATCGGCGCGCTGGAAGGCCATTGGCGTGGCTTCGCGCCATTGCTGACGGTGCGTGATCTGCGCATCGGCGAAGGCGAGCAGGCGCTGGCCCTCGAACGGGTGCAGGTGGTGCCCGATCTGCTCGGCAGCCTGCTGGCCTGGCAACCGCGCCTCGCCGACCTGCAGCTCGATGGCCTGAGCCTGAGCCTGCGCGAGGACGAACAGGGCGCCTGGCATGTCGAAGGCTTGCCGCAGCGCCAGGACCAGCCCCCGCTGGACGTTGCCAAGGCGCTGCGTCAGTCCCAGGTGATCGGCCATCTTTCCCTGCTCGGCAGCCAGGTGAGCGTCCAGCCCCAGGGGCAGCCGCCGCTGCAACTCACCGACATCAATCTCAGTGTGGATAACGGCAGCAGCCGCCAGCGCCTGAATGCGCGCCTGCACCTGCCGGATGGCCAGCCCCTGGCCCTGCAGTTGCGCACGCGCATCCAGCCCGAGCACTGGCAGGACGCCCGCGCCGAGCTGTATCTGAGCGCGCCGCAGAGCGACTGGGCCGCCTGGTTGCCGCCCAAACTGACCCGCGACTGGCACCTCGAGCAGTTGCAACTGGGCGGAGAATTGTGGGGCGTATGGGACGGGCGTCAGCTGCAGCGCGCCGTCACCCGCCTGCATGCCCCGGCCGTGAAGGGGCACCATGGCGAGCGCAAGTCGGTCGCCCTCAAGGACCTGGCACTGAATGCCTATTTCGAGCGCAAGGGCGATGACTTCGAGCTATTGCTCGATGATTTCGCCTTCAGCCGCGGTGACCACCGCTGGGGCGAGGCGCGCATCGCCCTGGGCCACCAGGCTGGCAAGGACGACCAGCCGCAGCGTTGGACCCTGAGCGCCGATCGTCTCGATATCGGCCCGCTGGTGCCACTGGTCGAGGGCCTGGCGCCGCTGCCTGACAATGCCCTGCAGCTGCTGCAGATCCTCAAGCCCCACGGCGGCCTGCGCAACCTCAACGCCAGTTTCCAACCGGAGCTCGAAGGCCCCGAGCGCCTGCAGTTCTCCGCCAATCTGGAGCGCGTCGGTTTTTCCGCCTGGCATGCCTCGCCTGCCGTGGAGAACGGCAGTGGCAGTATCACCGGCGACCTCGGCGGTGGCGAGTTGAAGGTCGACAGCGAAGATTTCTCCCTGCACCTCACCACCCTGTTCCCGAAGGCCTGGGTCTATCAGCAGGCCAAGGGGCGGCTGACCTGGACCCTCGACGAGGAAGGCTTCACCCTGCGCGCGCCCTACCTGCAGGTGGTGGGCGAAGAGGGCAAGGTGGCCGGCGACTTCCTGATCCGCATGCTCAAGGACCCCGAGCGCGAGGACTACATGGACCTGCGCGTCGGCATGCGCGACGGCGATGCGCGCTTCACCGAAAAATACCTGCCGACGCCGGTGCTCAGCCCGGCGCTGGACGAGTGGCTGAAAACCGCGATTCACAGCGGCAAGGTCAACGAGGGTTACTTCCAGTACCAGGGCTCGATCAATCGCAACCCTGACCCGGCGGTGCGCAGCATCAGCCTGTTCTTCGACGTGGAGGACGCCGAGCTGGCCTTCCAGCCGGGCTGGCCTGCGCTGCGTGATGCCCGTGGCCAGGTGCTGATCGAAGACAGCGGCGTGCGCGTGCGGGTCTCCGAAGGCAGCATTCTGAACAGCCGAGTGCGCGAGGCATTTGCCGATATCCCCCATGTCGACCCTGGCCAGACCCCGCACCTGAAGCTCAAGGGCAAGCTGCAGAGCAGTGTCGGCGATGGCCTGAAGATCCTCCAGGAAACCCCGCTGGGTGTTGCCGATACCTTTGCCGGGTGGAAGGGCGAGGGCGCCCTGGAGGGCGCGCTGGATCTGGATATCCCATTGCAGAAGGGCGAGCAGGCCAGGGTGATCGTCGACTTCAGTGCCGACAAGGCCTCGCTGGCCATCAGCAAGCCCGAGCTGCAGTTGAGCGACGTGACCGGCGATTTCCGCTACGACACCAACAAGGGGCTGAGCGCGCCGTCGATCACCGCGCGGGCGCTCGGCCATGCCATTCGTGGCAAGGCGCTGGCCGATGGCAGGCCGGGCCAGGCGCGCAGCCAGATCGAAGCCAATGGCGTGGTGCCCCTGAGCAACCTGACGCAGTGGCTGGGCGTCAAGCAGCAGCTGCCTGCCGAAGGCAGCCTGCCGTATCGCCTGCGCTTGAGCCTGGAGGGCGCGCAAAGCCAGCTGCGCGTCGACTCCAACCTCAAGGGCCTGAGCATTGCCCTGCCGGCGCCTTTCGGCAAGGCCGGCAATGACGAACGTTACGCCGATTGGCGCATGAGTTTCGGCGGCACCGAGCAGCGCTACTGGCTCGACTACGCCGACGTCGCCAGCTTTACCCTGGCCGCGCCGCCAGGCCAGTTCGACCAGAGCCGCGGCGAGCTGCGCCTGGGCGATGGCCCGGCGATCCTGCCGCCCAGCCGCGGTGTGCGCGTGCGTGGGCGCGTTGCCCAGGTCAACCTGGCCGAGTGGCAGAAGGCGATCGAACCCTACCAGCAGTCGTCGCGGCAGGATGCCCAGCAGCTGTTCAGCGATGCCCAGCTGCGTATCGGGCGCTTCGAGGGGCTCGGTCAGCAGCTCGATGATCTCGATGTCGGCCTGCGCCCGCTCCAGGGTGGATGGTCGCTGAACCTGGACAGCACCCTGGCCAAGGGGCGTATCGATCTGTTCGAAGCAGCCGACCGGCCCATCGTCGCCGACCTGGAATACGTACGCCTGCCGGCCGCCAAGCCAAAGACCGGGGACGCGCCGGAGCCCGAAGGTCCCGACCCGTTGGCCGACTTCGACCCGCGGCAGATTCCGGCCCTGAACCTGCGCGTCGCCCACGTGTTCCAGGGCGATGACGACATGGGCACCTGGTCGCTCAATGCGCGCCCGATTGCCCAGGGCGTGCAGTTCAGCGACCTGGACATCAACCTCAAGGGCCTCAAGCTGGGCGGTGCGATCGGCTGGCAGGGCGTGCCGGGGCAGACGCGCAGCTGGTACAAGGGGCGCATGCAGGGCGAGAAACTTTCCGAAGTGCTCAAGGCCTGGGGCTACGCGCCGTCGGCCACCAGCGAGAGCTTCCGCCTGGATGCCGACGGGCACTGGCCGGGCTCGCCCGCCTGGTTCAGCCTCAAGCGCTATTCCGGCAGCCTCGACGCGGCGCTGCGCAAGGGGCAGTTCGTCGAGGTGCAGGGCTCTGCCTCGGCGCTGCGGGTGTTCGGCCTGCTCAACTTCAATTCCATCGGCCGCCGCCTGCGCCTCGATTTTTCCGACCTGCTCGACAAGGGCCTGAGCTACGACCGGGTGAAGGGCAACCTGCTGGCCACCGATGGCGTGTTCGTCACCCAGGGGCCGATCACCATGACCGGGCCGTCGAGCAACCTGGAGCTCAACGGCACCCTGAACATGGTCAACGAGGGCATCGACGCCAAGCTGCTGGTCACCCTGCCGGTCACCAACAACCTGCCGATCGCCGCCTTGATCGTCGGCGCGCCGGCCATCGGCGGGGCGCTGTTCATCGCCGACAAGCTGCTCGGCGACCGCGTGGCGCGTTTCGCCAGCGTGCAGTACGACGTCAAGGGTACCTTGCACGACCCCGAGCTGACCTTCGACAAACCCTTCGAAAAGCCCAACTGA
- the mreB gene encoding rod shape-determining protein MreB — translation MFKKLRGMFSSDLSIDLGTANTLIYVRERGIVLNEPSVVAIRTHGNQKSVVAVGTDAKRMLGRTPGNIAAIRPMKDGVIADFSVCEKMLQYFINKVHENSFLQPSPRVLICVPCKSTQVERRAIRESALGAGAREVFLIEEPMAAAIGAGLPVEEARGSMVVDIGGGTTEIALISLNGVVYAESVRVGGDRFDEAIITYVRRNYGSLIGESTAERIKQEIGTAYPGGEIREVDVRGRNLAEGVPRSFTLNSNEVLEALQESLATIVQAVKSALEQSPPELASDIAERGLVLTGGGALLRDLDKLLSQETGLPVIVAEDPLTCVARGGGKALEMMDRHTMDLLSTE, via the coding sequence ATGTTCAAAAAACTGCGTGGCATGTTTTCCAGCGATCTGTCGATTGACCTGGGCACTGCCAATACCCTTATTTATGTACGCGAGCGCGGCATCGTCCTGAACGAGCCGTCGGTCGTCGCCATTCGTACCCATGGCAACCAGAAAAGTGTTGTGGCCGTCGGCACCGACGCCAAGCGCATGCTCGGCCGTACGCCGGGCAACATCGCCGCCATCCGCCCGATGAAGGACGGCGTGATCGCCGACTTCAGCGTCTGCGAAAAGATGCTGCAATACTTCATCAACAAGGTTCACGAAAACAGCTTCCTGCAGCCTTCGCCGCGCGTGCTGATCTGCGTGCCGTGCAAGTCGACCCAGGTCGAGCGCCGCGCCATCCGTGAATCCGCCCTGGGTGCTGGCGCCCGCGAAGTGTTCCTGATCGAAGAGCCGATGGCCGCTGCCATCGGTGCCGGCCTGCCGGTCGAGGAAGCCCGTGGCTCGATGGTCGTCGATATCGGTGGCGGTACCACGGAAATCGCGCTGATCTCCCTGAACGGCGTGGTTTATGCCGAATCCGTCCGGGTCGGTGGCGACCGTTTCGACGAAGCCATCATCACCTACGTGCGCCGCAACTACGGCTCGCTGATCGGCGAGTCCACCGCCGAGCGCATCAAGCAGGAAATCGGCACCGCCTACCCGGGCGGCGAGATCCGTGAAGTCGACGTACGTGGCCGTAACCTGGCCGAAGGCGTACCGCGCAGCTTCACCCTCAACTCCAACGAAGTGCTCGAGGCGCTGCAGGAATCCCTGGCGACCATCGTCCAGGCGGTCAAGAGCGCCCTGGAGCAGTCGCCGCCGGAGCTGGCTTCGGACATCGCCGAGCGCGGCCTGGTGCTGACCGGTGGTGGCGCGCTGCTGCGTGACCTCGACAAGCTGCTGAGCCAGGAAACCGGCCTGCCGGTGATCGTCGCCGAGGATCCGCTGACCTGCGTCGCCCGTGGCGGTGGCAAGGCACTGGAAATGATGGATCGCCACACCATGGATCTGCTGTCCACCGAATAA
- the rng gene encoding ribonuclease G — protein MSEEILINITPMESRVAVVENGVLQEVHVERTQRRGIVGNIYKGKVVRVLPGMQAAFVDIGLERAAFIHASEISSREGSAVESISALVHEGQSLTVQVTKDPIGSKGARLTTQLSIPSRYLVYMPRTSHVGISLKIEDEAERERLKQVVADCVAAEGIAEAGGFILRTAADGARAEEILVDIRYLRRLWTQIGEQMKSAPTPSVIYEDLSLALRTLRDLVSPRSEKIRVDSRETFGKITSFVAELMPEIADRLEHYPGERPIFDLHGIEDEIQKALERKVPLKSGGYLIIDPAEAMTTIDVNTGAFVGHRTLEETIFKTNLEAATAIARQLRLRNLGGIIIIDFIDMEDEEHQRQVLRTLEKQLERDHAKTNIIGITELGLVQMTRKRTRESLEQVLCEPCSHCQGRGKLKTAETTCYEIFREILREARAYQPEGYRVLANQKVVDRLLDEESGNVADLEAFIGRTIKFQVETMYSQEQYDVVLL, from the coding sequence ATGAGTGAAGAGATCCTGATCAACATCACGCCGATGGAGTCGCGCGTGGCGGTGGTGGAAAACGGTGTGCTGCAGGAAGTGCACGTCGAGCGCACCCAGCGCCGCGGCATCGTCGGCAACATCTACAAGGGCAAGGTGGTGCGCGTGCTGCCCGGCATGCAGGCGGCGTTCGTCGACATCGGCCTGGAGCGTGCGGCGTTCATCCACGCCTCGGAAATCTCCAGCCGCGAAGGCAGTGCCGTGGAGAGCATCAGTGCCCTGGTGCACGAAGGGCAGAGCCTGACCGTGCAGGTCACCAAGGACCCGATCGGCAGCAAGGGCGCGCGCCTGACCACCCAGCTGTCGATCCCCTCGCGCTACCTGGTGTATATGCCGCGCACCAGCCATGTCGGTATTTCCCTGAAGATCGAGGACGAGGCCGAACGCGAGCGCCTCAAGCAGGTGGTCGCCGACTGCGTGGCTGCCGAGGGCATTGCCGAGGCCGGCGGTTTCATCCTGCGCACCGCCGCCGACGGCGCGCGGGCCGAAGAGATTCTCGTCGACATCCGCTACCTGCGCCGCCTGTGGACGCAGATCGGCGAACAGATGAAGAGCGCGCCGACGCCCTCGGTGATCTATGAAGACCTCAGCCTGGCCCTGCGCACCCTGCGCGATCTGGTCAGCCCGCGCTCGGAGAAGATCCGTGTCGACTCGCGGGAAACCTTCGGCAAGATCACCAGCTTCGTCGCCGAGCTGATGCCGGAAATCGCCGACCGTCTGGAACACTACCCGGGCGAGCGGCCGATCTTCGACCTGCACGGTATCGAGGACGAGATCCAGAAGGCCCTGGAGCGCAAGGTGCCGCTGAAATCCGGCGGCTACCTGATCATCGACCCGGCCGAGGCGATGACCACCATCGACGTCAACACCGGCGCCTTCGTCGGCCATCGCACGCTCGAAGAGACCATCTTCAAGACCAACCTCGAGGCGGCCACCGCGATTGCCCGGCAACTGCGCCTGCGCAACCTCGGCGGGATCATCATCATCGACTTCATCGACATGGAGGACGAGGAGCACCAGCGCCAGGTGCTGCGCACCCTGGAAAAGCAACTGGAGCGCGATCACGCCAAGACCAACATCATCGGCATCACCGAACTCGGCCTGGTACAGATGACCCGCAAGCGTACCCGCGAGAGCCTCGAACAGGTGCTGTGCGAGCCGTGCAGCCATTGCCAGGGCCGCGGCAAGCTGAAAACCGCGGAAACCACCTGCTACGAGATCTTCCGCGAGATCCTTCGCGAGGCCCGCGCCTATCAGCCTGAAGGCTATCGCGTGCTGGCCAACCAGAAGGTGGTCGACCGCCTGCTCGACGAGGAGTCCGGCAATGTCGCCGACCTCGAAGCATTCATAGGACGAACCATCAAGTTCCAGGTCGAAACCATGTACTCCCAGGAACAATACGATGTGGTACTGCTGTGA
- a CDS encoding carbon-nitrogen hydrolase family protein, with protein MAFSVIQMVSQDDIGANLQQARRLLEQAAEGGARLAVLPENFSALGRRDAAALGRQEARGEGPVLPWLQRAARELGLWIVAGTLPLPPQGEPDGKPRACSLLVDEQGDFVARYDKLHLFDVDVSDSRGRYRESDDYAHGQQVVVAETPVGRLGLTVCYDLRFAELYGALREAGAELITAPSAFTRVTGAAHWEVLIRARAIETQCYLLAAAQGGVHPGGRETYGHSLIVDPWGGKLAEHAEGEAMLLAERDAAEQAAIRERMPVLRHKRFFAAAQPRQPDVETL; from the coding sequence ATGGCATTTTCCGTGATCCAGATGGTCAGCCAGGACGATATCGGCGCCAACCTCCAGCAGGCCCGGCGGCTGCTGGAGCAGGCCGCGGAGGGCGGGGCTCGGCTGGCGGTGTTGCCGGAGAACTTTTCCGCCCTGGGCCGTCGCGACGCCGCCGCCCTGGGCCGGCAGGAAGCCCGTGGCGAAGGCCCGGTGCTACCCTGGTTGCAGCGCGCGGCCCGCGAGCTGGGCCTGTGGATCGTCGCCGGTACCCTGCCGCTGCCGCCCCAGGGTGAGCCCGACGGTAAACCGCGGGCCTGCTCGCTGTTGGTCGACGAGCAGGGTGATTTCGTCGCCCGCTACGACAAGCTGCACCTGTTCGACGTGGACGTCAGCGACAGCCGCGGCCGCTATCGCGAGTCGGACGACTATGCCCACGGTCAGCAGGTGGTGGTGGCCGAGACGCCCGTCGGGCGTTTGGGTTTGACCGTCTGCTATGACCTGCGCTTTGCTGAACTCTATGGCGCCTTGCGTGAGGCAGGCGCCGAGTTGATCACTGCGCCCTCGGCCTTTACCCGGGTCACCGGCGCGGCGCACTGGGAGGTACTGATCCGCGCCCGCGCCATCGAAACCCAGTGCTACCTGCTGGCGGCCGCCCAAGGCGGCGTTCATCCCGGCGGCCGGGAAACCTACGGCCACAGCCTGATCGTCGATCCCTGGGGGGGTAAGCTGGCAGAGCATGCCGAGGGTGAGGCGATGCTGCTGGCCGAGCGCGATGCGGCCGAGCAGGCGGCGATTCGCGAACGCATGCCGGTGCTGCGACATAAACGATTTTTCGCTGCGGCGCAGCCGCGGCAGCCTGATGTGGAGACCTTATGA
- the mreC gene encoding rod shape-determining protein MreC, with the protein MFAVLSAALMVVDARLTVLHSVRSQLGLIVEPVYWLGRLPVTLWESATQELSSRNELAAENEKLKAEQLMMQRRLQKLAALTEQNVRLRELLNSSALVDDEVLATELIGIDPNPFTHRILIDKGEKDGVVLGQPVLDARGLMGQVVEVMPYTSRVLLLTDTTHSIPVQVNRNGLRAIATGTGNPERLELRHVADTADIKEGDLLVSSGLGQRFPAGYPVATVTEVVHDSGQPFAIVRAVPTANLNRTRYMLLVFTDPRTPEQRAAESAEAQEEVDRRALEHPDAEAPVEDAPPVDAPAPEAAPAEPASAEEARQ; encoded by the coding sequence GTGTTCGCCGTGCTGTCGGCTGCCCTGATGGTCGTCGACGCCCGCCTTACCGTTCTGCATTCGGTGCGTAGCCAGCTCGGCCTGATCGTCGAGCCCGTCTACTGGCTGGGGCGCCTGCCGGTCACCCTGTGGGAAAGTGCTACCCAGGAGCTCAGCTCGCGCAACGAGCTGGCCGCCGAGAACGAGAAGCTCAAGGCCGAACAGCTGATGATGCAGCGCCGCCTGCAGAAGCTCGCCGCGCTGACCGAACAGAACGTGCGCCTGCGCGAGCTGCTCAACTCCTCGGCCCTGGTCGACGACGAGGTGCTGGCCACCGAGCTGATCGGCATCGACCCCAACCCCTTCACCCACCGCATCCTGATCGACAAGGGCGAGAAGGACGGCGTGGTGCTCGGCCAGCCGGTGCTCGATGCCCGCGGCCTGATGGGCCAGGTGGTCGAGGTGATGCCCTACACCTCCCGCGTGCTGCTGCTCACCGACACCACCCACAGCATTCCCGTGCAGGTCAACCGCAACGGCCTGCGCGCCATCGCCACCGGCACCGGCAACCCCGAGCGTCTCGAACTACGCCATGTGGCCGATACCGCCGACATCAAGGAAGGCGACCTGCTGGTCAGCTCCGGCCTTGGCCAGCGTTTCCCGGCCGGCTATCCGGTGGCCACGGTGACCGAAGTGGTGCACGACTCCGGCCAGCCGTTCGCCATCGTCCGTGCCGTGCCGACCGCCAACCTCAACCGGACCCGCTACATGCTGCTGGTGTTCACCGACCCGCGCACACCGGAGCAGCGCGCCGCCGAGTCGGCCGAGGCCCAGGAGGAGGTCGATCGCCGTGCCCTCGAGCATCCCGATGCCGAGGCGCCGGTCGAGGATGCGCCACCAGTCGACGCGCCGGCACCGGAGGCTGCACCTGCCGAACCTGCCAGCGCTGAGGAGGCCCGCCAATGA
- a CDS encoding Maf family protein, translating to MTTLYLASASPRRRELLAQIGVSFTTHVVPIDETPQPGEAPAAYVERLALAKAQAALGMLDDRHDAVVLGSDTAVVLDGRILGKPVDREDALATLAALSGREHQVLTAVALVSDARAEARVVTSTVRFKALDRTQLEAYWATGEPRDKAGSYGIQGLAAVFVSQMQGSYSEVVGLPLCETAELLAQFAIPCWQTTASA from the coding sequence ATGACCACGCTCTACCTGGCCTCCGCTTCGCCGCGCCGTCGCGAGCTGCTCGCGCAGATCGGCGTCTCCTTCACCACCCATGTGGTGCCCATCGATGAAACCCCGCAGCCCGGCGAGGCGCCTGCCGCCTACGTCGAGCGCCTGGCACTGGCCAAGGCCCAGGCCGCGCTCGGTATGCTGGACGATCGCCATGATGCCGTAGTGCTCGGCTCCGACACCGCCGTAGTGCTCGACGGCCGCATACTCGGCAAACCCGTCGACCGTGAGGATGCCCTGGCCACGCTGGCCGCGCTGTCCGGCCGTGAGCACCAGGTGCTGACCGCCGTCGCCCTGGTCAGCGATGCCCGGGCCGAGGCCCGGGTGGTGACCAGCACGGTGCGCTTCAAGGCACTCGACCGGACACAGCTTGAAGCCTATTGGGCCACCGGTGAGCCGCGCGACAAGGCCGGCAGTTATGGTATTCAGGGCTTGGCTGCGGTATTCGTCAGCCAGATGCAGGGCAGTTATTCAGAGGTGGTCGGCCTGCCGTTGTGCGAGACTGCCGAACTGCTCGCGCAATTCGCGATTCCGTGCTGGCAAACGACCGCCAGCGCATAA
- the mreD gene encoding rod shape-determining protein MreD: MIATRSSNLWVIWASLVLALLLSVSTLPRFMEIGRPLWLALFLTYWVLAVPHRIGMTSAFCIGLLADVLNGTLLGQNALILTLITFLVLSLHQRLRMFPMWQQSMVLLVVFGVAQLVQLWLNALTGNRPPTLAFVLPALVSALLWPWVCTLLRAVHRRMRVN, translated from the coding sequence ATGATCGCCACCCGTTCCAGCAACCTCTGGGTGATCTGGGCCAGCCTGGTGCTGGCGCTGCTGCTCAGCGTGTCGACGCTGCCGCGTTTCATGGAGATCGGCCGGCCGCTGTGGCTGGCGCTGTTTCTCACCTACTGGGTGCTGGCCGTGCCGCACCGCATCGGCATGACCAGCGCCTTCTGCATCGGCCTGCTGGCGGATGTGCTCAACGGCACGCTGCTGGGCCAGAACGCGCTGATCCTCACCCTGATCACCTTCCTGGTGCTGAGCCTGCACCAACGCCTGCGCATGTTTCCCATGTGGCAGCAGAGCATGGTGCTGCTGGTGGTGTTCGGCGTGGCGCAGCTGGTGCAGTTGTGGCTCAACGCCCTGACCGGCAACCGCCCGCCGACCCTGGCCTTCGTGCTGCCGGCCCTGGTCAGTGCGCTGCTCTGGCCCTGGGTGTGCACCCTGCTGCGCGCCGTGCACCGGCGCATGCGAGTCAACTGA